A region from the Salicibibacter cibarius genome encodes:
- a CDS encoding thiamine phosphate synthase, giving the protein MTWHLITTNNLPFHMQIRQLRHALKNIDIVHIRDKEASLQRLKQQIDQLCKIGLRREQIILNEHAEAAAAWELGGVHLPSHSPLTAKEIKKEAPHLQVGASVHNLGEAKARAEEGADYLYYGHVYPSASKPDVPPRGVEALQSVVQAVSVPVLAIGGITRDRLGGIAHTGASGIALISGFWEAEKPEEEASHFNRFGQFSYETI; this is encoded by the coding sequence GTGACTTGGCATTTAATTACGACGAACAACCTGCCGTTTCACATGCAAATAAGGCAGTTACGGCATGCATTGAAAAATATTGACATCGTTCATATTCGCGATAAGGAAGCTTCGCTGCAGCGGTTGAAACAACAAATTGACCAACTTTGTAAAATTGGCCTGCGGCGCGAGCAAATTATCCTCAACGAGCATGCAGAGGCAGCGGCCGCGTGGGAGTTAGGGGGTGTGCACTTGCCGAGCCATTCCCCGCTGACGGCAAAAGAAATAAAAAAAGAAGCGCCGCATTTGCAAGTGGGGGCGTCGGTTCATAATCTCGGGGAAGCCAAAGCCCGGGCTGAAGAAGGTGCGGACTATCTTTATTACGGGCATGTATATCCGAGCGCGAGCAAACCCGACGTCCCGCCCCGGGGGGTTGAGGCATTGCAATCGGTTGTGCAAGCGGTTAGCGTCCCTGTGCTGGCAATCGGAGGTATTACCCGTGACCGTTTAGGCGGGATAGCCCATACCGGCGCTTCGGGCATTGCGCTGATTTCAGGTTTTTGGGAAGCGGAAAAACCGGAAGAAGAAGCAAGCCATTTTAATCGCTTCGGGCAGTTTAGCTATGAAACGATATGA
- a CDS encoding nuclease-related domain-containing protein yields MKTLIVLKERIPPKQLMALEAMKRRLLENHPRMEKVSRDHRMWEVGYKGECSLDFYLKQLPEGEYWLFYGLCLKTTDGEQFQIDTMLLSKRVAILLEIKTIAGEILFDEDIHQFSRTYQGEVKSFSHPYIQVARQRTLLRQWLNARGYFNLPVAPLVISGNPSATLTFKNAPRHFMQSIVRAEVLPQRVLQLKKENPADQLSSSAQKELSQQLLDGHHEQPDNVVEAYNISRFDLLTGVHCPSCFKLSMQRIHGNGWHCPRCSFRHKMAHAESLKDYRILFQPSISNREARIFLDIPSASIVRKLLTQLELPIQGKNKSRRYMLTDL; encoded by the coding sequence GTGAAAACACTGATTGTCTTAAAAGAGCGAATACCACCCAAACAATTAATGGCACTGGAAGCAATGAAGCGACGTTTGTTGGAAAATCACCCCAGAATGGAGAAGGTATCCCGAGATCATCGTATGTGGGAAGTTGGCTATAAGGGCGAATGTTCTCTGGATTTTTACCTGAAACAGCTACCGGAAGGTGAATACTGGCTATTTTATGGGTTGTGCCTGAAAACGACAGATGGTGAGCAGTTTCAAATCGATACCATGTTGCTATCGAAACGGGTCGCCATTCTTTTGGAGATTAAGACGATTGCCGGGGAAATTTTATTTGATGAAGATATCCACCAATTTTCACGGACCTATCAAGGCGAGGTCAAAAGTTTTAGTCACCCATATATCCAGGTGGCAAGGCAGAGAACATTGCTCCGTCAATGGCTGAATGCGAGAGGCTATTTCAATCTGCCGGTTGCCCCTCTCGTCATTTCCGGCAACCCGTCAGCAACCTTGACCTTTAAAAATGCCCCGCGTCACTTCATGCAATCCATCGTACGTGCGGAGGTCTTGCCACAGAGAGTTCTGCAACTGAAAAAAGAAAACCCTGCTGATCAGTTATCCTCCTCTGCGCAAAAGGAATTATCACAGCAATTGCTTGACGGTCATCATGAGCAACCTGACAATGTCGTAGAAGCCTATAACATCAGTCGGTTCGACTTGCTCACCGGTGTTCACTGTCCGTCTTGTTTCAAGTTGTCCATGCAAAGGATCCATGGAAATGGATGGCATTGCCCTCGGTGTTCTTTTCGCCATAAAATGGCTCATGCTGAAAGTCTGAAAGACTATCGTATACTTTTCCAACCATCTATTTCGAACCGCGAAGCGCGAATTTTCCTCGATATCCCCTCTGCTTCAATTGTCCGCAAACTCCTCACCCAATTAGAGCTTCCCATACAAGGAAAAAATAAAAGCCGGCGGTATATGCTTACTGACCTTTAA
- a CDS encoding DinB family protein produces MGVKQVFYRQLSACHDENHWFACLQQALAGVTDEQANWKREETDHSIHEIVNHLIVYNNRCLERFKGEPVPPIEEGNETTFRSGENRDWSVTVAQLTTMMDEWLHTIDGTTESDWRAPVHGESGETWGTELANMMIHTSYHIGQIVFIRKQQGAWDVEEEAR; encoded by the coding sequence ATGGGGGTAAAACAAGTTTTTTATCGGCAGTTATCCGCTTGTCATGATGAAAACCATTGGTTCGCATGCCTTCAGCAGGCGCTCGCGGGAGTAACGGATGAGCAAGCAAATTGGAAACGAGAGGAAACCGACCATAGCATTCATGAAATCGTCAATCATCTTATTGTATATAATAATCGTTGTCTGGAACGGTTCAAAGGTGAGCCTGTTCCCCCTATTGAGGAAGGGAATGAAACGACTTTTCGAAGCGGGGAAAATCGGGATTGGTCGGTCACCGTGGCCCAGTTAACAACGATGATGGATGAATGGCTGCACACCATTGATGGGACAACGGAATCCGATTGGCGAGCGCCCGTTCATGGAGAAAGCGGTGAGACGTGGGGGACGGAGCTCGCGAATATGATGATCCATACGAGTTACCACATCGGACAAATTGTATTTATTCGAAAACAGCAGGGGGCGTGGGATGTGGAAGAGGAGGCGCGTTGA
- a CDS encoding DUF6612 family protein: MLKMKGFVAASACMLMLAACGDGDADTEEAENDTEEVEDGETEGVEATDENGEEDGSDDSAETDPAEEEEQNAEEVLSQSIEAMDQLNSYSTEMDMNQSINVDGEEIPMDMTMSMDVVLDPMSFSQTMTTPNPITEEDMEIEQYMDEDGTIYMLDPEMDEWIMMDGSDFGMEDIQDLEMSPQEQLEMLQAFSSELTVEEEEDHYALTIEGSGDELIELTREFATMQQGDPQMQDEMDQLLGQMEINTLDYVMYIDKETFYQDELEMNMEMEMEEEGQTMEMSQEMHGTFSDFDEIDEIDIPEEAIDEAVDLEELESEMQELEEEDLDL, from the coding sequence ATGTTGAAAATGAAAGGATTTGTGGCGGCATCTGCCTGTATGCTGATGCTGGCAGCTTGTGGAGATGGAGACGCGGATACCGAAGAAGCCGAGAACGATACGGAAGAAGTTGAGGATGGCGAGACGGAGGGCGTGGAAGCTACAGATGAAAATGGCGAGGAAGATGGTTCAGACGACAGTGCTGAAACAGACCCAGCAGAAGAAGAGGAACAGAATGCCGAAGAGGTATTAAGCCAGTCCATCGAGGCTATGGATCAATTAAACAGTTACAGCACAGAAATGGATATGAACCAGTCCATAAACGTAGACGGTGAAGAAATACCCATGGATATGACGATGAGCATGGATGTTGTATTAGATCCGATGTCTTTTTCGCAAACAATGACGACACCTAATCCAATTACGGAAGAAGATATGGAAATCGAACAATACATGGACGAAGATGGCACGATTTATATGCTGGATCCGGAAATGGATGAATGGATCATGATGGACGGAAGTGACTTTGGAATGGAGGACATTCAAGATTTGGAGATGTCCCCGCAAGAACAGTTGGAGATGCTCCAGGCATTTTCAAGTGAACTAACTGTGGAAGAAGAAGAGGATCACTATGCATTAACGATTGAAGGTTCCGGTGATGAGCTCATTGAACTCACCAGGGAATTTGCAACGATGCAACAGGGAGATCCACAAATGCAGGATGAAATGGATCAATTATTAGGGCAGATGGAGATCAATACGCTGGACTATGTCATGTACATTGATAAGGAAACTTTCTATCAAGATGAATTGGAAATGAATATGGAGATGGAAATGGAAGAAGAAGGACAGACAATGGAGATGTCTCAAGAAATGCATGGGACTTTCTCCGATTTTGATGAAATCGATGAAATTGACATTCCGGAAGAAGCCATCGATGAGGCGGTCGATTTAGAGGAATTGGAAAGTGAAATGCAAGAGCTGGAAGAGGAAGATTTGGATCTTTAA
- a CDS encoding LytR/AlgR family response regulator transcription factor, producing the protein MSTINIQQLTTFMKDWAPDEASIAVATENKYLDYYAGSHDIQLYPEQPVPFGSISYEVARKKRRVEAFVDQSVFGLSYYGIGYPFEEEEDSDEVIVTVILPPDYFFRKQFSYLTGRCGDIWKPIPIEEITYIESHQKKTWIYTADNQYCTIYSLKTLEQHLPDSFLRIHRSYIVNISFIQQIFRDLSANLVITLKKTEHPPLIVGQTYVKHVRRMLGF; encoded by the coding sequence ATGAGCACGATTAATATTCAACAACTAACAACATTCATGAAAGATTGGGCGCCTGATGAAGCCTCGATTGCCGTTGCCACGGAAAATAAATACCTCGATTATTATGCGGGCAGCCATGATATTCAACTGTATCCTGAACAACCTGTTCCTTTTGGCAGTATTTCATATGAGGTAGCCCGCAAAAAAAGGCGCGTCGAAGCATTCGTTGACCAATCAGTATTTGGCCTTTCATATTACGGAATCGGCTACCCATTTGAAGAAGAAGAGGACAGTGACGAAGTGATTGTGACAGTCATTCTCCCGCCGGATTATTTTTTTAGGAAACAGTTTTCTTATTTAACGGGAAGGTGTGGTGACATTTGGAAACCGATACCGATCGAAGAAATCACCTATATTGAAAGTCATCAAAAGAAAACATGGATTTATACGGCAGATAATCAATATTGCACGATTTATTCCTTAAAAACGTTGGAACAACACTTGCCGGATTCCTTCCTGCGCATTCATCGATCCTATATTGTAAATATCTCATTTATCCAACAAATATTTCGTGATCTGTCTGCAAATTTAGTGATCACGCTAAAGAAAACCGAACACCCGCCACTCATCGTAGGTCAAACATACGTGAAACACGTAAGAAGAATGCTCGGCTTTTAA
- a CDS encoding DUF485 domain-containing protein, whose protein sequence is MSAEKSSEQRHGINYERVDRSSSFRQLISEKKKFIIPCSIFFFLFYFSLPTLASYTTLLDGEAIGVITWAWVLAFAQFVMTWTLCIMYTRKAARFDRLAQEVLNEEGEQQK, encoded by the coding sequence ATGAGTGCCGAAAAGTCATCTGAACAACGTCACGGGATCAACTATGAACGGGTAGATAGAAGTTCATCTTTCAGGCAATTGATTTCGGAGAAAAAGAAGTTTATTATTCCTTGTTCCATTTTCTTTTTTCTCTTTTATTTTTCCTTGCCAACGCTCGCATCTTACACGACGCTTCTAGACGGAGAAGCCATAGGCGTCATTACTTGGGCGTGGGTGCTTGCGTTTGCGCAATTTGTTATGACTTGGACGCTTTGCATTATGTATACGCGCAAAGCTGCACGTTTTGACCGACTCGCCCAAGAAGTGTTGAATGAGGAAGGAGAGCAGCAAAAATGA
- a CDS encoding solute symporter family protein: MNLTVITLFLVFVITTLVITYFAAKRTSTASDFYTAGGGLTGWQNGLAIAGDYLSAASFLGIAGAIALDGYDGFYYSIGYLVGFLVVLFIVAEPMRNIGKYTIADMVTARFDLKKIRGIAALSTITIVTFYMIAQLVGAGALIQLLFGIDYWLAVVIVGAMMTTYVMFGGMTATSWVQIIKAVLLMFGMIVLSLLVLFYFNFNLVELFSSARDASPHGDAYLNPGVQSELPLDTISLMLALVLGTAGLPHILLRFFTVKDAKTARTSVVVATWIIGFFYLLTVFLGMGALYFVGHSTIIETNPAGNMAAPMLADVLGGDLLFSFIAAVSFATILAVVAGLVLSGASAFAHDLYGHIIKKGQATQRQQVIAARSATFGVAVMSIILALAAENLNVAFLVALAFAVAASANLPVIIFTIYWKRFNTTGAITGILSGLITALALVIVSPSVLSPDGDAIFVGTPLFPLENPAIISVPAGFLGAIIGTYLAKAPLDKEKYREVKIKANTGYSDSDEKA, encoded by the coding sequence ATGAACTTAACCGTTATCACACTATTCCTTGTTTTTGTAATAACAACACTTGTGATTACTTATTTTGCGGCGAAACGAACGAGCACGGCCAGTGATTTTTACACGGCCGGCGGCGGGCTTACCGGCTGGCAAAATGGTTTGGCGATCGCGGGAGACTATTTATCCGCAGCTTCTTTTCTTGGGATCGCCGGGGCGATCGCGCTTGATGGGTATGATGGTTTTTATTACAGCATTGGTTACCTTGTCGGGTTTCTCGTCGTACTCTTTATTGTTGCTGAGCCAATGAGAAATATTGGGAAGTACACAATCGCAGATATGGTCACGGCCCGCTTTGATTTGAAAAAAATACGCGGGATCGCTGCTTTGAGCACAATCACGATTGTTACGTTTTACATGATTGCCCAGCTTGTCGGTGCCGGAGCATTAATCCAATTACTATTTGGCATTGATTACTGGTTGGCAGTCGTTATTGTCGGAGCTATGATGACAACATATGTGATGTTCGGAGGGATGACTGCCACCAGCTGGGTGCAAATCATTAAAGCCGTTTTGTTGATGTTCGGAATGATCGTCCTCTCCCTTTTAGTTCTTTTTTACTTTAATTTTAATCTTGTTGAACTGTTTTCATCTGCCAGGGATGCTTCCCCGCATGGAGATGCGTATTTAAATCCGGGCGTTCAATCGGAACTGCCTTTGGACACGATATCTTTAATGCTTGCGCTTGTATTGGGGACTGCCGGTTTGCCCCATATTTTGTTGAGATTCTTCACGGTTAAAGATGCAAAGACGGCACGGACGTCAGTCGTTGTAGCCACTTGGATTATCGGTTTTTTCTATCTCCTTACGGTATTTTTAGGCATGGGCGCGCTTTATTTCGTTGGACACAGTACTATTATTGAGACGAATCCAGCCGGGAATATGGCCGCTCCAATGCTCGCTGATGTACTTGGCGGAGATCTGCTCTTCTCATTTATTGCTGCAGTATCTTTCGCGACAATTCTAGCCGTTGTGGCAGGGCTTGTATTATCAGGCGCTTCAGCTTTTGCCCATGATTTATATGGCCACATTATTAAAAAAGGACAGGCGACCCAAAGACAACAAGTGATCGCTGCCCGTTCCGCGACTTTCGGCGTAGCAGTGATGTCGATTATCCTAGCGCTTGCAGCGGAAAACTTAAATGTCGCTTTCCTCGTCGCTTTAGCGTTTGCTGTTGCTGCCAGCGCGAATTTACCGGTGATTATTTTTACGATCTATTGGAAGCGATTTAATACAACCGGGGCAATAACGGGAATCTTGTCAGGTTTGATTACGGCGCTTGCGCTCGTGATTGTCAGCCCGAGTGTTTTATCCCCGGACGGAGACGCGATTTTTGTCGGCACGCCGCTCTTTCCGCTTGAAAATCCGGCAATCATATCTGTTCCGGCCGGTTTCTTAGGCGCAATCATTGGTACCTACCTTGCTAAAGCGCCATTGGATAAAGAAAAATATCGAGAAGTTAAAATTAAAGCCAACACAGGGTATTCAGATTCAGATGAAAAAGCGTAG
- the acsA gene encoding acetate--CoA ligase translates to MELKALSPQGEDYNLKNYEEAAQHFDWSKVKEAFTFHKTGNVNMAYEAIDRFAEDDVKKDQVALYYSDDTRDETYTFADMKKMSNKAANVLKDEGIEKGDRVFIFMPRSPELYFAALGAIKLGAIIGPLFEAFMEGAVKDRLQNSEAKAIVTTPDLVGRVPVSDLPALEKVFIQGDQVTEEGATIDLKARMEQASETHAITWVDLEDGLILHYTSGSTGQPKGVLHVHAAMLQQYQTGKWVLDLKDDDVYWCTADPGWVTGTSYGIFAPWLNGVTNVVRGGRFSPETWYSTLEKYKVTVWYSAPTAFRMLASAGDEVVKNYDLSNLRHVLSVGEPLNPEVVRWGHDVYGLRIHDSWWMTETGAIMVSNFPTLTVKPGSMGKPIPGVQAAILDDQGNELPPNRMGNLALREGWPSMMRTIWNNEEKYKGYFEFPGWYVSGDSAYKDEDGYYWFQGRIDDVILTAGERVGPFEVESKLVEHPAVGEAGVIGKPDPVRGEIIKAFVALREGYEETDELKEEIRSFVKTGLAAHAAPREMDIQDKLPKTRSGKIMRRVLKAWELNLPTGDLSTMDEN, encoded by the coding sequence ATGGAATTAAAAGCACTCTCCCCACAGGGTGAAGATTATAACCTCAAAAATTATGAAGAAGCCGCACAACATTTTGATTGGTCAAAAGTGAAGGAAGCCTTTACATTCCATAAAACCGGGAACGTGAATATGGCATATGAAGCCATTGACCGTTTCGCGGAAGACGACGTTAAAAAAGATCAAGTCGCGCTCTATTATAGTGACGACACCCGGGATGAAACTTATACGTTTGCGGACATGAAGAAAATGTCAAATAAAGCGGCGAACGTATTGAAAGACGAAGGCATTGAAAAAGGGGACCGCGTCTTCATATTCATGCCACGTTCACCGGAATTATATTTTGCCGCGCTTGGAGCCATCAAGCTGGGCGCGATTATCGGCCCTTTGTTTGAAGCGTTCATGGAGGGTGCCGTCAAGGATCGTTTGCAAAATAGTGAGGCCAAAGCGATCGTGACAACCCCCGACCTTGTTGGACGTGTGCCGGTCTCTGATTTACCTGCGTTGGAAAAAGTTTTTATCCAAGGGGATCAAGTCACCGAAGAAGGGGCAACAATTGACTTGAAAGCACGGATGGAACAGGCTTCGGAAACTCATGCCATCACATGGGTGGATCTTGAAGATGGATTAATTTTGCATTATACATCCGGTTCAACCGGACAACCGAAAGGTGTTCTCCATGTACATGCGGCGATGCTGCAACAGTATCAAACGGGCAAATGGGTGCTCGACTTAAAAGACGATGACGTTTATTGGTGCACGGCCGATCCGGGCTGGGTCACCGGAACGTCGTATGGGATCTTCGCGCCTTGGTTAAACGGCGTCACCAATGTCGTTCGCGGCGGGCGGTTCAGCCCCGAAACGTGGTATTCGACGTTGGAAAAATACAAGGTGACGGTTTGGTACAGCGCGCCGACGGCGTTTCGGATGTTGGCGAGCGCGGGAGATGAAGTCGTCAAAAACTATGATCTTTCCAACTTACGGCATGTACTGAGCGTAGGTGAACCCTTAAATCCGGAAGTTGTGCGCTGGGGGCATGACGTCTACGGTTTGCGCATTCATGATTCATGGTGGATGACCGAAACGGGCGCCATCATGGTCTCGAACTTCCCTACATTAACGGTGAAACCCGGTTCCATGGGCAAACCAATCCCAGGTGTTCAAGCCGCTATTTTGGATGACCAAGGGAATGAATTGCCGCCTAACCGAATGGGGAACCTTGCCTTACGCGAAGGTTGGCCATCGATGATGAGAACCATTTGGAATAACGAGGAAAAATACAAGGGCTATTTTGAATTTCCTGGCTGGTACGTCTCCGGCGATTCCGCCTATAAAGACGAAGATGGATACTATTGGTTCCAAGGCCGGATCGATGATGTGATTTTAACAGCCGGTGAGCGTGTCGGTCCATTTGAAGTGGAGAGTAAGCTCGTGGAACATCCGGCGGTCGGTGAAGCCGGCGTGATTGGCAAGCCGGATCCGGTACGCGGTGAAATCATTAAAGCTTTCGTGGCGCTTCGGGAAGGATACGAGGAGACGGATGAACTGAAGGAAGAGATCCGATCATTCGTAAAAACCGGCTTGGCGGCCCACGCGGCACCCCGCGAAATGGATATCCAGGACAAATTGCCGAAGACCCGGAGCGGTAAGATCATGCGCCGCGTCCTCAAAGCATGGGAGCTTAACCTGCCAACCGGAGATTTATCAACGATGGATGAAAATTAA